One window of the Zea mays cultivar B73 chromosome 3, Zm-B73-REFERENCE-NAM-5.0, whole genome shotgun sequence genome contains the following:
- the LOC100192900 gene encoding dihydrolipoyllysine-residue acetyltransferase component 5 of pyruvate dehydrogenase complex, chloroplastic-like isoform X1: MAGLLHLQSTLLPSASALRRRAGVPVPSSSRRRCRIEAKIREIFMPALSSTMTEGKIVSWTAAEGDRLAKGDPVVVVESDKADMDVETFYDGFLAAVLVPAGDSAPVGSAIALLAESEEDIPVAQSQAASFSSTSPLPSPPQETAAQEASPSPPPPPPPGPVSVSAPTPPLPATQGERVVASPYAKKLAKDLGVDLFSVTGSGPCGRIVAKDVEAALAAPKKAAPVTAPRPDVPLGSTVPFTTMQGAVSKNMVESLAIPTFRVGYTITTDALDQLYKKIKSKGVTMTALLAKATAMALVQHPVVNSSCRDGKSFTYSSSINIAVAVAIDGGLITPVLQDADKLDIYSLSRKWKELVDKARAKQLQPHEYNSGTFTLSNLGMFGVDRFDAILPPGTGAIMAVGASEPTIVGTKDGRIGIKNQMQVNVTADHRVIYGADLAAFLQTLAKIIEDPKDLTF; encoded by the exons ATGGCCGGTCTCCTCCACCTCCAGTCCACGCTTCTCCCATCGGCGTCCGCGCTCCGCCGCCGTGCAGGCGTGCCGGTGCCATCCTCGTCCCGCCGCCGATGCCGGATTGAGGCCAAGATCCGGGAAATCTTCATGCCAGCGCTCAGCTCCACCATGACCGAGGGCAAGATCGTCTCCTGGACCGCCGCTGAGGGCGACCGCCTTGCCAAGGGCGaccccgtcgtcgtcgtcgagtCCGACAAGGCCGACATGGACGTCGAGACCTTCTACGACGGCTTCCTCGCCGCCGTCCTCGTGCCCGCTGGCGACTCAGCGCCCGTCGGCTCCGCCATCGCGCTGCTTGCCGAGTCAGAGGAGGACATCCCAGTGGCCCAGTCACAGGCTGCCTCCTTCTCCTCCACGTCCCCCTTACCGTCGCCTCCGCAAGAAACTGCTGCTCAAGAAGCATCCCCTTCcccgccgccacctcctcccCCAGGGCCGGTGTCAGTCTCTGCTCCCACGCCGCCTTTGCCAGCAACACAAGGCGAGCGTGTGGTTGCTTCACCCTACGCCAAGAAGCTCGCCAAGGACCTCGGCGTTGATCTTTTCTCAGTCACGGGGTCAGGCCCCTGTGGGCGAATTGTGGCCAAGGATGTCGAGGCTGCGCTTGCTGCGCCCAAGAAGGCCGCACCAGTGACTGCTCCACGGCCGGATGTGCCATTGGGGTCGACGGTACCATTCACGACAATGCAGGGTGCTGTCAGCAAGAACATGGTGGAGAGCCTTGCCATCCCGACATTCAGGGTCGGATACACCATCACAACTGATGCTCTTGATCAGCTCTACAAAAAA ATTAAGTCGAAGGGGGTTACAATGACAGCACTGTTGGCTAAGGCGACAGCAATGGCGCTGGTTCAGCATCCTGTGGTGAACTCCAGCTGCAGGGATGGGAAGAGCTTCACCTACAGCAGTAGTATCAACATTGCCGTGGCAGTGGCCATAGATGGTGGGTTGATTACACCAGTTCTTCAAGATGCTGATAAG CTTGACATTTATTCATTGTCAAGGAAATGGAAAGAGTTAGTTGATAAGGCGCGAGCAAAGCAGTTGCAGCCCCATGAGTACAACTCTG GCACGTTTACTCTCTCGAATCTTGGTATGTTTGGAGTTGATAGGTTTGATGCAATACTGCCACCTGGAACT GGAGCAATCATGGCCGTCGGGGCATCAGAACCCACCATTGTTGGTACAAAAGATGGTAGAATTGGGATCAAGAATCAAATGCAG GTAAATGTTACCGCCGATCATCGGGTTATTTATGGAGCTGACCTTGCTGCTTTTCTGCAAACACTTGCCAAGATAATTGAGGATCCCAAGGATCTTACATTCTGA